One region of Metallosphaera sedula DSM 5348 genomic DNA includes:
- a CDS encoding RAMP superfamily CRISPR-associated protein, whose product MIFRVWIKNLSSLTIGGSTDLGEVDIPMNRFQFPGSSLKGAMRSSLHRAILEWGEELEKMGYKLTSCGEIDPDFIEKAHQERPCDVCSLFGRPSLGVEGRSKVTVIRDEEQEKKVYKLTRVGIDRKTRVKRNAALFSQEVFKPGEVFSFRVEVSDDPRELSLVLLSLLYLRYWRLGRSGMVDVKVENPCRGQCDELGNKLANRLEEWEVEE is encoded by the coding sequence ATGATCTTCCGTGTCTGGATCAAAAACCTAAGTTCGCTCACCATAGGCGGTTCAACTGATCTAGGGGAAGTTGATATACCCATGAACAGGTTCCAGTTCCCCGGTTCCTCCTTGAAGGGTGCCATGAGATCTTCGCTTCACAGGGCTATTCTAGAGTGGGGTGAAGAGCTGGAAAAGATGGGGTACAAGCTCACGTCCTGTGGCGAGATTGACCCTGATTTCATTGAGAAGGCCCATCAAGAGAGGCCATGCGATGTATGTTCGCTTTTCGGTAGGCCATCTCTTGGCGTTGAGGGTAGAAGCAAGGTCACGGTGATCCGCGATGAAGAACAGGAAAAGAAGGTGTACAAGTTGACTAGGGTAGGGATAGACAGGAAAACTAGGGTTAAAAGGAATGCAGCTCTCTTCTCGCAGGAGGTCTTCAAGCCTGGTGAGGTCTTCAGCTTCAGGGTAGAGGTCAGCGACGATCCAAGGGAACTTTCGTTGGTTTTACTTTCACTTCTCTACCTAAGATACTGGAGGCTTGGGAGGAGCGGAATGGTTGACGTAAAGGTGGAGAACCCGTGCAGGGGGCAGTGCGACGAACTTGGGAATAAGCTAGCCAATAGGTTGGAGGAGTGGGAGGTGGAAGAATGA
- a CDS encoding RAMP superfamily CRISPR-associated protein, with amino-acid sequence MIVHDLVFRLEEVRIGTTSLGNELEALKYGDTYVIPFSTWKGAFRSTTEAIVEQPDSQNVINLLMDKVNAAIDKAEEWNPVVARRVFWEIAKEVKGLNYPEIEGLDRVLKDVLNPEATRDDTKRLVKEIIRSYLSPVDRLYGGPGPDAEVREFGFAGALIFSDSVMRGAERGMVTKTSIDRRTRKVAEHMLFTEEVVYPKSVRVRVILHRVPDFALKAWVNTLRFLAEVGLGLGSGKSRRSWATLDPGDSKVAEASLNQILEGQKWKSLGEWLKGRP; translated from the coding sequence ATGATAGTCCACGATCTAGTCTTCAGATTGGAGGAGGTTAGGATAGGGACGACCTCGCTTGGGAACGAGCTAGAGGCCCTCAAATACGGGGATACCTACGTCATCCCCTTCTCGACATGGAAGGGGGCCTTTAGGTCAACGACCGAGGCCATAGTGGAACAGCCAGATTCTCAGAACGTCATAAACTTGTTGATGGATAAAGTCAACGCTGCAATTGACAAGGCCGAGGAGTGGAACCCCGTGGTCGCGCGAAGGGTCTTCTGGGAGATTGCAAAGGAGGTGAAAGGGTTGAACTACCCCGAGATCGAGGGCCTTGACAGGGTCCTCAAGGACGTACTTAACCCTGAGGCTACCAGGGACGACACCAAGAGACTCGTCAAGGAAATCATCAGGTCCTACCTATCCCCCGTGGATAGGTTGTATGGGGGTCCAGGTCCTGACGCTGAGGTGAGGGAATTCGGGTTCGCGGGGGCACTCATCTTCTCGGACTCGGTGATGAGGGGAGCGGAGAGAGGAATGGTAACCAAGACCTCAATAGACAGGAGAACTAGGAAGGTTGCAGAACACATGCTGTTCACTGAGGAGGTTGTCTATCCTAAATCGGTTAGGGTTAGGGTGATACTTCACAGGGTTCCAGACTTCGCCTTGAAAGCCTGGGTAAATACCTTGAGGTTCCTAGCTGAGGTTGGGCTTGGGCTCGGGTCAGGGAAGTCGAGGAGGTCTTGGGCAACCCTGGACCCAGGAGACAGTAAAGTGGCTGAGGCATCGTTGAACCAAATACTCGAGGGGCAAAAGTGGAAATCCCTGGGGGAGTGGCTTAAGGGTCGTCCCTAG
- a CDS encoding PIN domain-containing protein → MILGTLGSDKSVTTINAVMTEVFAGVKPDEIRIYREDSTKHEFQGLQEALNLLSLSPQIKEIQVGEDLEAWRNHMSSEEIDVLDVTPGRKIMALASANYAKAKEVRYAYIKYESEGYRIFGYVPFNHLKLLDLRTGGSVKLDPPPVKKADSRSSLTRESLTALYNILSLHGKVEIEPSVEDVEDDEVCKRRSGFVRFSSEDLVSKKAEEGLIVADTNVYINLGNRLGELARRGRELRLIPSSRVHDELLGKIENSSKDPRLPRFILGLESYYQIHRVPPRSTQGNYGDKRLLEELRFMKMYVDEKVVFVTGDRELGNKASAHADTVILEGRREDKGDWGTYLECLGKLQFKGRNPEIRVNGETVVVIEKSPNPSLNTDYRTVVKTLRPDLNYAKVLEALQGQHFRGGPPTVGSSTQK, encoded by the coding sequence ATGATACTCGGAACCCTGGGCTCAGACAAGTCCGTCACCACGATTAACGCGGTGATGACTGAGGTGTTCGCAGGAGTTAAGCCCGACGAGATCAGGATTTATAGGGAAGACTCAACCAAGCATGAGTTCCAAGGCCTGCAAGAGGCCCTCAATCTCCTGTCCCTTTCTCCGCAGATCAAGGAGATCCAGGTTGGCGAAGACCTAGAGGCCTGGAGAAACCACATGAGCTCCGAGGAGATAGACGTCCTCGACGTGACCCCTGGTAGGAAGATCATGGCCCTCGCCTCAGCTAACTACGCGAAGGCAAAGGAGGTAAGATATGCCTATATCAAGTATGAGTCCGAGGGTTACAGGATCTTTGGATACGTTCCCTTCAATCATCTCAAGTTACTTGACCTGAGGACAGGCGGGTCCGTCAAACTGGACCCTCCTCCCGTTAAAAAGGCTGACAGCAGATCCTCACTCACGAGGGAGTCACTCACTGCGCTCTACAACATACTCTCACTTCACGGAAAAGTTGAGATAGAACCCTCGGTCGAGGATGTTGAGGACGACGAAGTTTGTAAAAGGAGATCAGGTTTCGTGAGGTTCTCGAGCGAGGATCTTGTGAGCAAGAAGGCGGAGGAGGGCCTGATAGTTGCCGATACCAACGTTTACATTAACCTTGGGAACAGGTTGGGTGAACTGGCGAGGAGGGGAAGGGAACTCAGGTTAATTCCGTCGAGTCGGGTTCACGACGAGCTCCTTGGGAAGATAGAGAATAGTTCAAAGGATCCCCGTCTTCCAAGGTTTATCCTTGGCCTCGAGAGCTATTATCAAATTCACAGGGTACCACCTAGATCTACTCAGGGGAATTATGGGGACAAGAGACTGCTTGAGGAACTAAGATTCATGAAGATGTACGTGGACGAGAAGGTCGTTTTCGTGACCGGGGACAGGGAGTTGGGGAATAAGGCCAGTGCCCACGCAGATACCGTGATACTTGAGGGGAGGAGGGAGGATAAGGGAGACTGGGGGACCTATCTCGAGTGCCTTGGTAAGCTTCAGTTCAAGGGGAGGAACCCCGAGATCAGGGTGAACGGGGAGACCGTGGTCGTCATAGAGAAGTCCCCGAACCCGTCCTTGAACACTGATTATAGGACAGTTGTAAAAACCCTAAGACCAGACCTTAATTACGCGAAGGTCCTCGAGGCACTTCAGGGGCAACACTTTCGTGGTGGACCTCCCACAGTGGGCTCATCTACCCAGAAATAG
- a CDS encoding CRISPR-associated endonuclease Cas1, with amino-acid sequence MKRIFITSSRTLKRKSNTIAFITNDGTRYVPYTEVESIYVLGEVNLNKRFLSFLSKAKIPIHFFSSRGRYLGSYLPSTHHVSGYLILKQVEHG; translated from the coding sequence ATGAAGAGGATTTTTATCACTTCCTCGAGAACCCTCAAGAGGAAGTCGAACACCATAGCCTTTATCACGAATGACGGCACTAGATACGTGCCCTACACTGAGGTTGAGTCAATCTACGTCCTGGGGGAGGTTAACCTCAACAAGAGGTTCCTTTCATTTCTGAGCAAGGCAAAGATCCCGATTCACTTCTTCTCCTCTCGGGGACGATACCTAGGAAGTTACCTACCCTCAACGCATCACGTGTCAGGTTACCTCATCCTGAAACAGGTTGAGCACGGATAA
- the cas6 gene encoding CRISPR-associated endoribonuclease Cas6 — protein sequence MRICMSFLVRGTVPVHYNYLIQSAIYHRLPTRLSRALHNKGVVEGPRRFKMFTFSRLYGDFTRSDEGLVYRDRAYLCFSSPLERVVMEVYRSFLRDPVLRLGGSELNLEVMNVVEPPELGSKTVVYTLSPIAVYRKSEVGTRYYSPYEKEWELLISLNSLRKYHALRRRYLKTGLVVRPLKAGLSRVKYKDNVVFAWRGGIRDEGTKVPADGGL from the coding sequence ATGAGGATCTGCATGTCGTTCCTCGTGAGGGGGACCGTCCCTGTTCACTACAACTACCTAATTCAATCTGCGATCTACCATCGACTTCCCACGAGGTTGTCGAGGGCCCTACACAACAAAGGAGTAGTTGAGGGTCCCAGGAGGTTCAAGATGTTCACGTTCTCGAGACTCTACGGCGACTTCACGAGGAGTGATGAGGGCCTAGTTTACAGGGATAGGGCCTACCTCTGCTTCTCGTCTCCCCTGGAGAGGGTGGTGATGGAGGTGTACAGGTCCTTCCTGAGGGATCCAGTCCTGAGGCTAGGGGGGAGCGAGTTAAACCTCGAGGTAATGAACGTGGTTGAACCACCGGAGCTGGGGAGCAAAACCGTGGTCTACACCTTGTCACCGATAGCCGTTTACAGGAAGAGTGAAGTTGGGACGAGATATTACTCACCGTACGAGAAGGAGTGGGAGCTCTTGATCAGCCTAAACTCCCTGAGGAAGTACCACGCCTTGAGGAGGAGGTATCTCAAGACTGGCCTCGTGGTGAGGCCGTTGAAAGCTGGGCTAAGTCGGGTTAAGTACAAGGACAACGTTGTGTTTGCCTGGAGGGGGGGAATTCGAGATGAGGGGACCAAAGTCCCTGCAGATGGTGGTTTATGA
- a CDS encoding CRISPR-associated endoribonuclease Cas6, giving the protein MRGPKSLQMVVYEAGLGSKNSQGFGMIEVKGRKLRELISVE; this is encoded by the coding sequence ATGAGGGGACCAAAGTCCCTGCAGATGGTGGTTTATGAGGCTGGATTGGGGAGCAAGAACAGTCAGGGTTTCGGAATGATCGAGGTTAAGGGGAGGAAATTGAGGGAGTTGATCTCGGTGGAGTGA
- a CDS encoding CRISPR-associated endonuclease Cas3'', which yields MECSPDDLCSHPNKRLADHLNEVGTTASSLISGSRPELSDPAYIAGAYHDVGKYTTFFQKHLRGGKDPRSSHAEISSLIAYYVAKRALSSLELPILVSLAVRSHHGHLKGIETVKRWAMNKLDDPGVLGPQFQDLYKRMDRILENMSNIRYHSHVEGFLEQDLNSTLEEYASDLLHLEEELKADQSKAWERYLGGLLLFSCLIDSDKHSASDTSFLPQNPPSPSLITEFISSIKSNDRMAGIREKLNSLVSSTPVSRTVTLIAPSGSGKTLSGVLTALKMGKSRLIYALPYISIVEQVHDVLSRTRMDPLKFYHLY from the coding sequence ATGGAATGTTCACCGGACGATCTATGTTCTCATCCCAACAAGCGCCTCGCGGACCACCTTAATGAGGTAGGAACCACTGCATCTTCGCTCATCTCAGGGAGTCGTCCGGAGCTCTCCGACCCAGCCTATATTGCTGGGGCATACCACGACGTTGGTAAGTACACGACCTTCTTTCAGAAACATCTTCGTGGAGGTAAGGATCCGCGATCCAGTCACGCTGAGATATCTTCCCTCATCGCATATTACGTCGCCAAGAGGGCACTATCTTCCCTAGAACTTCCTATCCTCGTCTCACTAGCGGTGAGATCTCATCACGGCCATCTCAAGGGGATTGAGACTGTCAAGAGATGGGCCATGAACAAGTTGGATGATCCAGGTGTCCTTGGACCCCAATTTCAGGATCTATACAAGAGGATGGACAGGATCCTAGAGAATATGTCAAATATTAGGTATCACTCGCATGTCGAGGGATTCCTGGAGCAAGATCTGAACTCCACCCTCGAGGAGTACGCTTCCGATCTGCTTCACCTCGAGGAGGAGCTCAAGGCAGATCAGTCAAAGGCCTGGGAGAGATATCTGGGAGGCCTGCTACTGTTCTCATGTCTCATAGACTCAGACAAGCATAGCGCCAGTGACACATCCTTTCTTCCCCAGAATCCCCCTTCACCCTCACTGATTACCGAGTTCATATCCTCGATCAAGAGTAACGATAGGATGGCTGGGATCAGGGAGAAGCTCAACTCCCTTGTCTCGTCTACTCCGGTTAGCCGGACGGTAACCTTGATTGCCCCGAGCGGATCGGGGAAGACGCTGTCCGGCGTTCTAACTGCACTCAAGATGGGGAAGTCGAGGTTGATCTATGCTCTTCCCTACATTAGTATTGTTGAGCAGGTTCACGACGTGCTCTCAAGGACGAGGATGGACCCGCTCAAGTTCTATCATCTATACTAG
- a CDS encoding AAA family ATPase — protein sequence MRVPAICGYQQMFVYGVPTTNPFGREREIRIVSNFLRSGQPVGLMGVRRVGKTSLLLASLRQASLPYIYLSAEEFTSGKSFDFHSFISGYVVSVTSTLYSLAGYRVLTEKGRSWLRQLRDLVGAIKVTFNIPEVSATLDVTLEKVERRKRLEEELPRIVDLPQIMAEKFGVPRVVIAVDEFQYLNLAKQSMPNIFHVLRSRWQFHTRVSYVISGSLIGMMNELLNSRDQPFYQFFYLMKVGPLPPDVSRDFLRRGFEHYGVRVGEEEIDRVVDYVDGLPAWLNLVGLKVVSEGKSVNQVLDTLTQDINVVNAIEGDLRKLSPGARSVLKRLAMLGGQGRPRDLGDDRWGVVRALQQLIRYGIVEREDEGNYRIVDPLLVHYLRGN from the coding sequence TTGCGGGTACCAGCAATTTGCGGGTACCAGCAAATGTTCGTGTACGGAGTTCCCACCACCAACCCTTTCGGTAGGGAGAGGGAGATTAGGATCGTGAGCAACTTCCTGAGGAGTGGTCAACCCGTGGGGCTAATGGGAGTTAGAAGGGTTGGTAAAACGTCGCTCCTCCTGGCTTCCCTGCGTCAAGCTTCCTTGCCCTACATTTACCTCTCCGCCGAGGAGTTCACCTCCGGGAAGTCCTTCGATTTCCACTCCTTCATCTCGGGTTACGTGGTCTCCGTGACCTCAACCCTTTACTCGCTGGCAGGCTACAGGGTGTTAACGGAGAAGGGTAGATCATGGCTGAGGCAACTGAGGGACCTCGTGGGGGCAATCAAGGTGACTTTCAACATACCAGAGGTCTCAGCGACGCTCGACGTTACCCTGGAAAAGGTTGAGAGGAGGAAGAGGTTAGAGGAGGAACTCCCCAGGATTGTGGACTTGCCACAGATCATGGCTGAGAAGTTTGGAGTGCCCAGGGTTGTGATAGCGGTCGACGAGTTTCAGTACTTGAACTTGGCAAAGCAGTCAATGCCCAACATCTTCCACGTTTTAAGGAGTAGGTGGCAGTTCCACACCAGGGTTTCCTACGTTATATCCGGTTCGCTCATTGGAATGATGAACGAGTTGCTCAATTCCAGGGATCAGCCCTTCTACCAATTTTTCTACTTGATGAAGGTGGGACCTCTGCCCCCTGACGTTAGCAGGGATTTCCTGAGGAGGGGTTTCGAGCACTACGGAGTTCGAGTTGGGGAGGAGGAAATTGATAGGGTGGTGGACTACGTTGACGGTTTACCAGCGTGGTTGAACCTTGTGGGTCTCAAGGTCGTGAGTGAGGGGAAGAGCGTGAACCAGGTGCTCGACACGCTTACGCAGGACATCAACGTGGTCAATGCGATCGAGGGAGACTTGAGGAAGCTGTCCCCAGGGGCCAGGAGCGTTCTCAAGAGGTTGGCGATGCTAGGTGGTCAGGGAAGGCCCAGGGACCTAGGGGACGATAGGTGGGGGGTCGTGAGGGCCCTACAGCAACTCATACGCTACGGAATCGTTGAGAGAGAGGATGAGGGAAACTACAGAATAGTAGACCCTCTGCTTGTCCATTACTTGAGAGGCAATTAG
- a CDS encoding penicillin acylase family protein, which produces MTTWLRTSLPIPKKFNPEIYINIGDFYTKKSRLVLSGVVLVVVILLGSLPLGPLPPLFSLLNPSTGVWATEPSYSTGVTTFTLTQGNNHALVTVYREPDGFIGIASNETWAVYYEQGYLEAEYRLAQMEFLLLTATGNLSTVLGKSALSSDIFFRELGDYQIAQQEVANLSPTSYTYMAVSEFVKGINDYIASVSPARLPLLFKLLGYRPTNWTITDVFALQQLFLWENTASQFDPLYFTFALEKMPPNVVRAFYPAYPEGIQHPIVPNSLNPGIYTESGDVANLSLYTPSYFYPLNASPPDPPTLPLNLTVGTGYCAINIPQLLLSLRDLGSNDWAVNSPLTGGSGLLASDPHLSTTVPSIWIGFQLVSPGQNVVGVVFPGFPGIVLGHNPYIAWGATNGQIQQTYFYAEETSPSHPGQYFWNGEWVNFSVTNETIYVKGSAPYHLQVLRARNGVVIQTSPVTIAMDWVGLQPTYELTFFLRVDRATSVLEFQSIAEQYFKVATQNWAVADSRGNIGIFSYGLFPIISQGDPRGILPGTGQYDWEGFVPIQYQPSLYDPPTGFVFSANQITVSPGYPFYLGWDYESGMRANEIYTVLSQLHSANLTAMEELQLNVHDFSTNVFLKPLLTALAQAGYNDTPEYQALSQWNGDMYANSTAATIYYFWLINYISYVFKPWLLYYNITPSEGLGSVSFFLGPDDYYHGPLVEDLENWTVNYPNITWFSNPITKVRGNASYDMVQAYLETVKNLTSTLGNFSSAWEWGNLHKRVLSSFFGIQALNTVELPASGDGNTVDASYGLVSSFGPSWRLVVNMSDPLDGQGIYPGGVTENPVSPYYSNTFEPWNDGVYYTLIPSNVPPQFLYLYQEGIEP; this is translated from the coding sequence TTGACAACTTGGCTGAGAACTTCACTCCCAATTCCAAAGAAATTTAACCCAGAAATTTACATTAACATCGGTGATTTTTACACGAAAAAGTCAAGATTGGTTCTTTCCGGAGTTGTCCTCGTGGTGGTGATACTTCTCGGATCACTACCCTTGGGCCCCCTACCTCCCCTATTTTCGCTGTTGAATCCGTCTACCGGAGTGTGGGCCACAGAGCCATCATATTCCACCGGAGTCACAACCTTCACCCTAACCCAGGGGAACAATCACGCCTTGGTCACAGTATATAGGGAACCTGACGGCTTCATAGGCATAGCCTCCAACGAAACCTGGGCAGTGTATTACGAGCAAGGATACCTAGAGGCGGAATATAGGCTAGCACAGATGGAGTTCCTGCTCCTAACTGCCACGGGGAACCTATCCACGGTGCTTGGAAAGAGTGCCCTGTCCTCGGACATATTCTTCCGGGAACTGGGGGACTATCAGATCGCCCAGCAGGAGGTAGCCAACCTCTCACCCACGAGTTACACGTACATGGCCGTGAGCGAGTTCGTGAAGGGTATAAACGACTACATAGCCAGCGTAAGTCCAGCTAGGCTTCCCCTCCTATTCAAGCTTCTCGGTTATAGGCCAACCAACTGGACCATCACCGACGTCTTCGCTCTTCAGCAACTCTTCCTTTGGGAGAACACAGCCTCCCAGTTCGACCCGCTCTACTTCACCTTTGCCCTAGAGAAGATGCCCCCAAACGTGGTCAGGGCCTTCTACCCAGCGTATCCAGAGGGAATACAACATCCCATTGTCCCAAATAGCCTGAACCCAGGGATTTACACGGAGAGCGGAGACGTGGCCAATTTGTCCCTGTACACCCCGAGCTACTTTTACCCTCTTAACGCAAGTCCACCAGACCCACCCACTCTCCCCCTCAACTTGACCGTTGGAACTGGGTATTGCGCCATTAATATACCGCAACTCCTTCTCAGCCTGAGGGACTTGGGAAGCAACGACTGGGCGGTCAACTCTCCTCTTACCGGCGGAAGCGGATTGCTAGCCAGCGATCCACACCTTTCAACCACCGTTCCCTCGATCTGGATAGGATTCCAGCTCGTGTCCCCAGGACAGAACGTGGTAGGTGTTGTGTTCCCTGGATTCCCTGGAATAGTTTTAGGCCACAACCCATACATTGCGTGGGGAGCAACTAACGGTCAAATTCAGCAAACCTATTTTTACGCAGAGGAGACAAGTCCCTCACATCCTGGACAGTACTTCTGGAACGGGGAATGGGTCAACTTCTCCGTGACGAACGAAACTATCTACGTGAAGGGGTCAGCCCCATACCACCTTCAGGTGTTGAGGGCCAGGAACGGGGTAGTGATACAGACTTCTCCCGTCACGATTGCCATGGACTGGGTAGGACTTCAACCTACATACGAGTTAACCTTCTTCCTAAGGGTGGATAGGGCTACCTCCGTCCTGGAGTTCCAGTCCATAGCGGAGCAATACTTCAAGGTGGCTACGCAGAACTGGGCGGTAGCCGACTCTAGGGGAAACATTGGGATATTCAGCTACGGACTCTTCCCCATCATTTCCCAGGGGGATCCGAGGGGTATTCTTCCTGGGACAGGTCAGTACGACTGGGAAGGATTCGTCCCCATTCAATATCAACCTAGTCTATACGATCCACCTACAGGTTTCGTCTTCTCAGCAAACCAGATAACGGTGTCCCCCGGCTACCCCTTCTACTTGGGGTGGGACTACGAGTCAGGAATGAGGGCCAATGAGATCTACACGGTGTTGAGTCAACTCCACTCCGCCAACCTTACCGCGATGGAGGAACTTCAGCTCAACGTCCACGACTTCAGCACAAACGTCTTCCTTAAACCTCTCCTTACTGCCCTGGCTCAAGCCGGGTACAATGACACTCCCGAGTATCAGGCCCTGTCACAGTGGAACGGTGACATGTACGCGAATTCCACCGCAGCCACGATCTACTACTTCTGGCTAATCAACTACATCTCCTACGTGTTCAAGCCGTGGTTACTCTACTACAACATAACTCCCAGCGAAGGACTCGGAAGCGTGTCATTTTTCTTGGGGCCTGACGACTACTATCACGGTCCTCTCGTGGAGGATCTAGAGAATTGGACAGTGAACTACCCCAACATAACCTGGTTCTCCAATCCCATAACTAAGGTCCGGGGGAACGCGTCTTACGACATGGTTCAGGCCTACCTTGAGACCGTGAAGAACTTGACCTCAACCCTTGGTAACTTCTCGTCAGCGTGGGAGTGGGGCAACCTTCACAAGAGAGTTCTATCAAGTTTCTTCGGTATACAGGCACTGAACACGGTGGAGTTGCCTGCCTCTGGAGATGGCAACACCGTGGATGCCTCCTACGGACTGGTTTCGAGTTTTGGACCTTCATGGAGATTGGTCGTGAACATGTCGGATCCCCTGGACGGTCAGGGAATCTACCCAGGGGGAGTCACGGAGAACCCGGTTAGTCCTTACTATTCCAACACCTTCGAGCCTTGGAATGACGGGGTATACTACACGTTAATACCCAGCAACGTCCCACCGCAGTTCCTTTATCTGTACCAGGAGGGAATTGAACCGTGA
- a CDS encoding thiamine pyrophosphate-binding protein — MAKTTAELLMDAISSQVEDVFGIPGTHGLSLYEEIRKRVERQEVRYYMPRLEYGGAIMADYYARLKGNVGIFISVNGPGFTNSLTGLAEAFSEGSPLVLISFNKEFRYRHRRQLHDTGYYDAQIEVAKQITKASFRIYSPEEVPLVMEKSFRIALQDRMGPVYVEIPVDVLEEKGEAEAERVKVPRSLVYPSKDEVREAVNFLSECSKPVLLLGYGASRSDLVPYLEKLGIPVLTTVRGKGSIPENHPLYAGTTFNLAEIPGDCLIAIGTSFNDLETRRWSMKLPRTLHVDPDPSVFNTSFRADVVVRASAEAFLTEVVERVKLPRWSFRVERRETNLQGEGITHDLLAKVLNEALGEDRVVIADAGTNQVMAIDVQVYRPNSYFNSLIFNAMGSAIPAGIGAKIAVPERQVVSIIGDMGFQGCFQELITAVENGINFLTVLVEDGVQHFLRMNQNMRYGTTFTTQVFPIDYTKVLEGIGVKVVEARDREELRRATEEAVSWSAKMPTVLRVRVNPNSVPSRLTRR, encoded by the coding sequence ATGGCCAAAACCACTGCGGAACTCCTGATGGACGCGATCTCCTCCCAGGTTGAGGACGTTTTCGGGATACCTGGGACTCACGGCCTCTCCCTCTATGAGGAGATAAGGAAGAGGGTTGAGAGACAAGAGGTTCGTTACTACATGCCGAGACTGGAGTACGGGGGCGCCATAATGGCCGACTACTACGCCAGACTGAAGGGAAACGTGGGGATCTTCATCTCGGTGAATGGTCCAGGATTCACGAACTCCTTGACGGGGCTAGCAGAGGCCTTCTCCGAGGGTTCACCCCTTGTCCTAATCTCCTTCAACAAGGAGTTCAGGTATAGGCATAGGAGACAACTTCACGACACTGGATACTACGACGCACAGATCGAGGTAGCTAAGCAGATAACTAAGGCGTCATTCAGGATCTATTCCCCCGAGGAGGTACCCCTAGTCATGGAAAAGTCCTTCAGGATAGCCCTTCAGGACAGGATGGGGCCTGTCTACGTTGAGATCCCTGTTGACGTCCTCGAGGAGAAGGGCGAGGCTGAGGCGGAGAGAGTGAAGGTTCCAAGGAGTCTGGTCTACCCTAGTAAGGACGAGGTGAGGGAGGCCGTGAACTTTCTGAGTGAGTGCTCCAAGCCCGTCCTACTCCTGGGATATGGAGCGTCCAGATCCGATCTGGTTCCCTACCTGGAAAAGCTGGGAATTCCTGTCCTGACCACGGTTAGGGGTAAGGGAAGCATCCCTGAGAATCACCCTCTCTACGCGGGCACAACCTTCAACCTAGCCGAGATCCCTGGGGACTGCCTGATCGCCATTGGAACCTCATTCAATGACCTCGAGACTAGGAGGTGGAGCATGAAGCTTCCTAGGACTCTTCACGTCGATCCGGACCCCTCAGTCTTCAACACCTCCTTCAGGGCAGACGTCGTGGTGAGGGCTAGCGCCGAGGCCTTCTTAACCGAGGTGGTGGAGAGGGTCAAGTTGCCCAGGTGGAGTTTCAGGGTTGAGCGAAGGGAGACCAACCTGCAGGGTGAGGGAATAACTCACGACCTTCTCGCCAAGGTTCTAAACGAGGCGTTAGGGGAGGACAGGGTGGTGATCGCAGATGCGGGCACAAATCAGGTAATGGCTATTGACGTACAGGTGTATAGGCCCAACTCCTACTTCAACTCCCTGATCTTCAACGCCATGGGTTCAGCTATCCCAGCGGGTATAGGGGCAAAGATTGCAGTCCCAGAGAGGCAGGTCGTGAGCATAATAGGTGACATGGGATTTCAGGGGTGTTTTCAGGAGTTGATCACTGCGGTAGAGAACGGGATCAACTTCCTGACAGTCCTCGTGGAGGACGGCGTTCAGCATTTCCTAAGGATGAACCAGAACATGAGATATGGAACCACCTTCACGACGCAGGTCTTTCCAATTGACTACACGAAGGTTCTCGAGGGGATTGGGGTGAAGGTTGTGGAGGCTAGGGACAGGGAAGAGTTGAGGAGGGCAACGGAGGAGGCAGTCAGCTGGTCAGCCAAGATGCCAACGGTACTCAGGGTTAGGGTGAACCCGAACAGCGTCCCATCTAGGCTAACGCGAAGATGA
- a CDS encoding SRPBCC domain-containing protein produces the protein MELRSDLRIKAERGRVEELLSSPSRFAECLPGIQEYEVKGDEFRAVFKLDVSDLTPHISSLTVVANSRLTREGQRILVSGTGRSAGVNIKFAINVEIVDDREGTRIVWDANLNLGILERLLGSSVGRIAEVNVKKIVECISRKV, from the coding sequence ATGGAGCTCAGGAGCGATCTAAGGATTAAAGCGGAGAGGGGGAGGGTCGAGGAATTGTTGTCGAGTCCCTCCCGGTTTGCTGAGTGCCTTCCCGGAATACAGGAGTATGAGGTTAAGGGGGATGAGTTTAGGGCAGTCTTTAAGTTAGACGTCTCAGACTTGACCCCACACATCTCCTCCTTGACCGTGGTCGCCAACTCCAGGTTGACTAGGGAAGGGCAACGGATCCTCGTGTCTGGGACTGGGAGGTCCGCTGGCGTGAACATAAAGTTCGCGATAAACGTTGAGATTGTGGATGACAGGGAAGGAACTAGGATTGTCTGGGACGCGAACCTAAACCTAGGGATCCTAGAGAGACTCCTTGGGAGTAGCGTTGGAAGGATTGCTGAGGTCAACGTGAAGAAGATAGTGGAGTGTATTTCAAGGAAGGTTTGA